One window from the genome of Sebastes umbrosus isolate fSebUmb1 chromosome 12, fSebUmb1.pri, whole genome shotgun sequence encodes:
- the LOC119498944 gene encoding gastrotropin-like: MAFAGNWETESQEGYDAFCKLIGIPDDITEKGRDYKLITEITQVGNDFSWTQIYPKGAKVTNKFTIDKECDMETIGGKKFKATVHMDGGKLSVDFPNYHHTSEISGGKLIETSKAGSVVLKRTSKKI, encoded by the exons ATGGCCTTCGCTGGAAATTGGGAAACAGAGAGCCAGGAGGGATACGACGCATTCTGCAAGCTGATCG GTAtccccgatgacatcactgagAAGGGCCGCGACTACAAGCTGATCACAGAGATCACCCAGGTCGGCAACGACTTCTCCTGGACCCAGATCTACCCCAAAGGGGCCAAGGTCACCAACAAGTTCACCATCGACAAGGAGTGCGACATGGAGACCATCGGAGGAAAGAAATTCAAG gccaCGGTGCACATGGATGGAGGCAAGCTGAGCGTGGACTTCCCCAACTACCACCACACCTCTGAGATCAGCGGAGGCAAGCTCATCGAG accTCCAAAGCCGGCTCCGTAGTGCTGAAGAGAACCAGCAAGAAGATCTAA